A window from Musa acuminata AAA Group cultivar baxijiao unplaced genomic scaffold, Cavendish_Baxijiao_AAA HiC_scaffold_1139, whole genome shotgun sequence encodes these proteins:
- the LOC135671508 gene encoding gamma-tubulin complex component 3-like, whose translation MDHPKTLDLVKELVLRLLSAVDSPSSDAIDELPRALRFAHRLLSSRMAPSLAPDELVLAETIKRQLAACGRSSDALAFSDLRTKLSARSSAPGSIRNRWALLYLLKSLSDARRREPLLPSSTTTGLPALPLNPQLTHQSPLAAKKTLPPSCGILLVSKDPDNIREIALREYGDVVMDETEVSESALVRDILFVSQGIDGRYVRFDKVSDRYEPPDLLKLPRSMRTMVCKLSELGWLFRKVRGYITESMSCFPAEEVGTVGQAFCSALQDELSDYYKLLAVLESHSLNPIPTPGSVSGVTVNYLSLRRLAVWLAEPMVRMRLMAVLVDGCRSLRGGAMAGAIHERAQHGDPLVQEFMGCLLRRVCSPLFEMVRSWVLEGELEDTFAEFFIHGQAVKAESLWREGYQIQSAMLPSFISPALAQRILRTGKSINFLRACCEDNGWATAAAEAAAHVGTTTRRGGLVYGEPNALEALVVEAAKRIDRHLMDVIHKRYRFKDHCLAIKRYLLLGQGDFVQYLMDIIGPELSEPANTISSFHLSGLLEMAIRASNAQYDDWDILDHLKVKMMEHGDGNRGWDVFSLEYDATVPLDTVFTASVMKKYLKIFNFLWKLKRVEHALIGIWKMMKPNSIISCIYTEEGAAVKAQFVAVLRRCQVLWNEMNHFVTNFQYYIMFEVLEVSWAHFSEEMDAAKDLDDLLAAHDKYLNSIVEKSLLGEQSQGLIRILFVLFDLILRLRTHAERWFESIFQLQLRGKSKLKTKLKEPGSYPDVGRKAIMQLAGEFLQRMGEDLDKIAKEYSASLDAFISQLPMQQHVDLKFLLFRLDFTEFYSRLSPSK comes from the exons ATGGACCATCCCAAAACCCTCGATCTCGTCAAGGAGCTTGTCCTCCGCCTCCTCTCTGCTGTCGATTCTCCCTCTTCCGACGCCATCGATGAGCTTCCCCGAGCCCTACGCTTCGCTCATCGCCTCCTTTCCAGCCGCATGGCACCTTCCCTCGCTCCGGATGAGCTCGTACTTGCCGAGACAATCAAGCGCCAGCTCGCCGCCTGCGGTCGCTCCTCCGACGCCCTGGCTTTCTCCGACCTCCGCACCAAGCTCTCGGCCCGCTCCTCCGCTCCCGGATCCATCCGTAACCGTTGGGCCCTCCTCTACCTCCTCAAATCCCTGTCCGACGCCCGCCGCCGCGAACCCCTCCTCCCGTCTTCAACGACGACCGGCCTCCCTGCCCTCCCCCTCAACCCTCAGCTGACCCACCAATCGCCTCTTGCCGCCAAAAAAACCCTACCCCCGTCCTGCGGCATCCTCCTCGTCTCCAAGGATCCAGATAACATTCGTGAGATCGCACTCCGAGAGTACGGTGATGTAGTCATGGACGAGACTGAGGTCTCGGAATCGGCCCTCGTGAGGGATATCCTCTTTGTTTCCCAGGGTATCGATGGGCGGTATGTGAGGTTCGATAAGGTGTCAGACCGCTATGAACCTCCGGATTTGCTGAAGCTGCCAAGATCCATGAGAACGATGGTCTGCAAGCTCTCTGAACTCGGATGGCTCTTCCGGAAAGTCAGGGGTTATATCACTGAGAGCATGAGCTGCTTTCCTGCTGAGGAGGTTGGTACAGTCGGCCAGGCCTTCTGCTCTGCTCTCCAGGATGAGCTTTCAGACTACTACAAACTTTTGGCTGTGCTTGAGTCCCATTCTCTGAATCCGATCCCGACTCCTGGTTCCGTTTCGGGGGTAACAGTGAATTACCTGTCCTTGAGACGGCTTGCAGTCTGGCTCGCTGAACCCATGGTTAGGATGCGATTGATGGCAGTTCTAGTTGATGGGTGTCGATCTCTTAGAGGTGGAGCAATGGCTGGTGCAATACACGAGAGGGCACAGCATGGGGATCCATTGGTACAGGAGTTCATGGGTTGTCTCCTCCGGAGGGTCTGCTCACCTTTGTTTGAGATGGTCCGGAGTTGGGTCTTGGAGGGGGAGTTGGAGGATACATTTGCGGAGTTCTTCATACACGGCCAAGCTGTAAAGGCCGAGTCTCTATGGCGAGAAGGCTACCAAATCCAGTCTGCTATGCTTCCGTCTTTCATTTCTCCTGCTCTGGCACAAAGGATCTTGCGGACAGGAAAGTCCATCAATTTCCTCAGAGCTTGCTGTGAGGACAATGGTTGGGCTACCGCTGCTGCTGAAGCAGCAGCTCATGTTGGGACCACTACTAGGAGGGGTGGGCTTGTGTATGGGGAGCCAAATGCTTTAGAAGCACTTGTTGTCGAGGCAGCTAAGCGGATTGATCGTCATTTGATGGATGTGATTCACAAGCGGTATCGGTTCAAGGACCATTGTCTAGCAATCAAAAGGTACTTGCTTCTTGGTCAGGGAGACTTTGTGCAGTATTTGATGGATATTATAGGCCCAGAGCTGTCAGAACCAGCCAACACAATCAGCTCATTCCACTTGTCAGGGTTGCTAGAGATGGCAATCCGTGCATCCAATGCACAGTATGATGATTGGGATATTCTAGATCATTTGAAGGTAAAGATGATGGAGCATGGTGATGGTAATAGGGGATGGGATGTGTTCTCATTGGAGTATGATGCGACAGTGCCTCTGGACACAGTATTTACTGCATCTGTCATGAAGAAGTACCTCAAGATTTTTAACTTTCTATGGAAACTAAAACGGGTTGAGCACGCATTGATTGGAATATGGAAGATGATGAAACCAAATTCCATTATTTCTTGTATTTACACCGAAGAAGGTGCAGCCGTTAAGGCACAGTTTGTCGCTGTTCTACGAAGGTGCCAAGTACTGTGGAATGAAATGAACCATTTCGTGACAAACTTTCAGTACTATATAATGTTTGAGGTTCTTGAAGTTTCATGGGCACATTTCTCAGAAGAAATGGATGCTGCAAAAGATTTAGATGATCTTCTTGCTGCTCATGATAAGTATCTTAACTCAATTGTGGAGAAGTCTCTTCTAGGGGAGCAATCTCAGGGTCTTATTAGGATTCTGTTTGTTCTATTTGATCTTATACTGCGGCTTCGAACCCATGCAGAGAGGTGGTTTGAAAGCATCTTTCAGTTGCAGCTTAG AGGGAAGAGCAAATTAAAGACAAAACTGAAGGAGCCAGGTTCATATCCTGATGTGGGTAGAAAAGCCATAATGCAACTTGCTGGAGAATTTCTACAGCGCATGGGTGAAGACCTTGACAAGATTGCAAAAGAGTATTCAGCATCACTTGATGCTTTTATCTCTCAGTTGCCCATGCAACAACATGTTGATTTGAAGTTCCTTCTTTTTCGTCTAGACTTTACCGAATTTTATAGTCGGCTTTCCCCTAGCAAGTAA